In the Ammospiza caudacuta isolate bAmmCau1 chromosome 4, bAmmCau1.pri, whole genome shotgun sequence genome, TCAGTGAGCCTAAAAAGAGAGATTTAGTGAAAGACACACCAAGCTGACGCCATTCTGGTCCGACTCCTTTCTAATTGGCCTCGTCTGTTCTGCTTATTTTTAGAACCATGACTGAACCTTAATTAAGAGCGACGTTGCTTTGAGTAGATTGTGGCCTCGCTCTGTGGAAATCCTAATAGGCTTCTGAGTGCTTTACTTCTTCCTTCATCTCCTGTCTCCTGCCTAGTAGATGGACAGAGAGGCTGCAGCCACGTTTGGATGTCTGGAAAACATCTCCTTGTCATGCTCCTGCTCCTTTAGCAGTGTCTGTCTTGGAGACAGGTCTGTCCCAGTGAGAATTCAGATGGTTGTTCTGCTTTCTGTCGGTGCAGGTGCACACTCACCCTGGAAGGAGGGTACGGGTGAATTGCTGGGATCAGGATCTCTCCATGTACAAAGATCCTGCTGCTGCATGTACAGGATATGGCTCAGGATGTAGTGCCCCTGCCACGTGGATTTTGTAAGGTTAGGGTTATCACCAGCTTGAAATCTCAACTGCAGTGAGGATGACGTGGTAAGGATGGGCAGCTGCCCTCTTGGCTTTCTCTCTTGTGACTCAGTGCCTGGGATCAGATCCAGGAGGCACCAGCTCTGCACTTGCATCCAAATCTTTCATTtctcctgcaggaggagggtctgtgctgcagggcccccatcccttcccacctccccaCATGATAGGCTAGGCCATGGCTGttcccttccagctccagcagcctcccaCACAGccacctggctgcagagctgctgggggaagCACATCCACAGGGATTGTGGTTGTGAGTGATGGCAGAGTGACCTTCTCTCTtctctgccccatcccatctGCCCTGGACACAGGAACACCAGCTGCTAGTCAGAGCCATCCCCTCAGGTCATGGAGGTGTGTCCTGGtgacctctgctcctgcctggatccGCAGGTAGATTCTGCTTTCCTTGAAAAGTTTTGCAGTCTTTATCTTCAGCATTCCCtgtgtctgctgaggaagggTTTGGAGCTTGTGGGGACAGAGAAAAATGACCGCAAGGTCAGTGGTACAAGAAGCATTGTTCACAGTTCTCTCTTCTAAGCCACCTGGATGATGTTTCTGATGGATGTGAGAATGGTGAAAACAActccccaggagctgtgtgggagTAGAAAAAGATCAGTTTATTGGGGCACTGATGACCCTGAGTGGCTGATTAATCAGCCACAACATCCCTCTCTGGCTTTCACTTATTAGCTTTCTAAGGATgtggaaaaaatgcaaatggaaATTTGAAGAAGCTGGGTTGTTTGCTTTGGTTGAGGATGGACTGCACCTCCTGAAGGATGCTGGGCTTGAGGTACTTTTGAACTTGCAGAGCACTCAGGTTGTATGTGTACTCCAGAAGTGGCAAGGAACAGTACGTGAAGAACAGCAGTCAGACTGACTACACTCTCCTGGATGTTCTCAGTTTGTGACCTTGAGGAGAAGATAACCTTTCAGTTAGACTCTGAAGAAAGCCTCAGATGCTGATTCATCTCTAGAGTTAGTGCCAAAGTGTCTCTGTAAAGTTCCATTCCTGTTTTGCATGCAATATAAAGATAATCTCCAGAGATTACAGAGAAGAGCACACTCAGCTCCTGCCAATAAGAGcgagctgcagagctgttcctgggGAGGGCCTCAGGGATATGAATGTGGTCCCTGCAGCCCAAACTGCTCCCAGTGTGCCAGACTGTAACTGAGGAGCCTCTGCTGGCCTGGGTGTGTTTCCATCTGCAAACACTGGGGCCAGCATAGCAATGGGCAGCTCCcagatggcagcagctggatgagATGAAAACTATCCCTTTCCCTTTGACTTTCCAGTCTCCAGTGTGAGCTGGCAGTTCCTGGTCTGTAGCCTGGGTTACAGCTCCATTCGGATGCCAGCCTTGCATCACATCCCACTGACTTCTCCAGGTATTTTCACTCCCAGGCACTTGTCATGATGCCAACCTGACCTGGATGCCCAAGTTATCTGATCACTGCAAGTATCCATGAGGAACCAGGAGtctccttttccagccttggCATTTACAACACAGGGATCACTTAGTCTGTTATTTGAAGAGGATAATTTTTTGGTAGTAAGGCTGTCCAGACACATTCACAAGTACAGTAGAGAATATGTAAAAGATAAGGTGATGAGGTTGGTTTGTTATTGTTGTTAGTATTACAGTTCTGCAGTTTTAGATCCTACAGCCTTCTGTGCCAAAGTGTCACCTGTTGCTCCTGGTTTTGTTGCAGGCAACTTAGCTGCCCCAAAGTAATCCCAGTTAAAGATCTAACTGGTTTTTTGTCTTCATTCAAATCCAGCATTAGCTGCTGCATTTGCAGGTTGTGTCATTCTGCCAGTTGTCTGGGATCAGTCAGGATCTGCCACATTTCCAAGACAGGGTAGGTATGGAAACAGTGCAGGGTTGTCCCACACAGAGCTGCTAAGCTGGTACCATTTGTCTTGTGACTAAAATTCACAGCTGTGCACATGTGGTATTATTAGAAGGATATCAGACAAAAGAGTTAAAATACCTGTGGCTCGGATGATTGGCTACACAGCTCCCTCACTGTTTCTACTGATCAAACCAAGGGATAGCACATGCCTTGCACAGGATCATTCATTTTCCCAAGCAAAAAACTGGTGCTGATGGCTTGTACTCCACTAAAGTATTTACAGTCTTTAAAAATCTGCAGAGGAAAAGGTAAGAGTGTGAGTTACTCTTAATAAACATTTTTGTCAACTTCCCATCTGGCAGTGTCCAGGTTCTTTGTTTTCTGGGCAAGGAGCTTAGCAGAAGAGCTCTGTCTTTAACACGCCTACACACGAAAAGGTAAAGTGGTGTTGGGTTCAGCTTGTCCTTTGCAGACCTCCAGTCCAGTTTCCCTTAAGACAATCCTGCAACAAGAGATGTTAAAGAGAAAAGCATGTCCCTTGCAGACAGTGAGGAAAAACCTCGCACTTGTAAAATCTGTATGGAAGAAATGCTGGAGAAATGGCCCTGCCTCTCACTCTCTGTCTGTGCTTTTCCATGCTGTCCAACATCAGCAGGTGCTGATGTTAACTGATACTAGGAAAGGACCTGACcctaaaaagcatttttaacgTTTTGCACTTTCCTGTACTGTTCCTTTTACCAATCTTAGGCAGTGCTCTCAGTGTCTGTGTGCCAAGGGCATTTTAATCTGTGTACTGATGTGTTCAGGACATGCTGTGCTGTGGATTTTTCAGTGAGACAAAGACTAAAGATGTGTCATATCCTCCTCTTGCATTTATTTAGTCAGAATTGTCCTGCAGGGTGTCACGTGTCAGTAGGACACAggtccagggctgctcctcactTTCCCAAGGAGAGAGTGAGAAATTGTGGAAATGAGTGCTAGAGCAAGGGAGAGAGATCCCTcatggaaagcagcaggaggatTAAGGACATGCCCAAAGGCTGGGGCAAAGGAGAGTCTGTGTGGCCTCTTCAGGGGATTCGATCCCTAATCCCCTGCTTTGACTTTCCATTGCACCACTCTGTGCTTTAAATAAGGTGTCagtggggcttttttccctcgGGGCTGACAAACACAGGCCTTGGTGCTGGTGACTGAAGGCACCAaagggcagctgtgccagcgcCACGCCTGGGGacacaccctggggacagctgtcTGCCGGGGTGGATGCGAGGGACACACATTGCTGGCACTTGGTTGTCACGTCCCGTCCTGCATTTTTAGCAGCCCCGAGGAGAGATCAAAAGTCCCTTTGCAGGCTTCCACCCCCTCATGGCATTCAGCGACTTGTGCAAATCCCAGAGGGAGCTGTTGTAGCAATGTGGGGACATTCACACGTGGTTACTGTGGGACTTGCTTGGAATGGACAGAAACACAGCAGGGGAGCACAAATGAGCACAAGCAGTTTTAAATGGTGGTGTTAAGTTCACATCCATCTTCCTGGGGAGAGCTGGCCTGTTGCTGATTTGCAAACCCCTTCTGCTTTCACCTAGGCGGAGTGAAACTCCAGGCCAACCTCACTCCTGGCGTTCCAGCAAACTCACGGAGAACCAGCCCGATCCCAGCATGATGCAAATATCTCAGGGTACGCTTGGCACCCCTTGGCATCAGTCCTACCACTCCGGGTAAGTACTGCACAGCTggtgagggaagggagggggcaaAGGTGTAGTGGGAAAATGGTACCAGTCACCTCCATACACCTGGACAGGTTTATACACAGCCAGGGTTCAGATCAGAGTTAGGAAGGCTTCAGTTCCTGTTTGGTTTCCCAGAAAAGGGGCTTTGTTTTCCTCCTATAAGTGCTCTGTGGGGTGATTAGCAGCTAGGAAGTCCCCCTTCCTACAAAGATGGGAGCCCACTGCCAGGATGGTGGTAGAGCTCTCTGTGGATGATCTCCCATACAGAAACACAGCatggttttttccccagcaaagGAACAGAAATCCAAAGTCTAAATTGGCCTATtgaacaaaaaggaagaaaagggtgTAAGTGGCAGAAGCTGTCAGTGTAACAGAGCAGCCAACAGTGCATTAGCAACAGTGCTGCCAGGGTGAGGAGTTCAGGGAGGGATTTCCTGCTTTGGCAGTGGCTTTCTGCAGGAGTCAGCTCTATCACAGCTGAACGTGCAGGGCAGCTTGAGGAAGGACAAGTTTAAATTCCGCCCTTGAAAGATTTTACCCAGAGAGGCAGAAGGGTTTGAAACCCCCCATTATAGACTCTGGGATTGAAACATCACTTTCTTCTACTGGCTAGACTGATCCTtggcagaggagaggaaagagaaaaaagagcatTAAAGAAAGAGAGGAGATGGTTGCAGAAAATAAAGCGTGTTGGTCTGtggcctcagcacagctcatGCTGGAGCACACTCCTTTCCCACCGAGGGGCTTTGcttcccaggcagctgctggcagagccttTGGCAGCATGGCTCTGTCTCCTGGGTGCTTGAGAAGGAGCACAGGGAACATCTAGTGGccagctggctggggctgtgctgggcattgCCAGGGAGATGGTTATTTGAATCCAGTATAGAGTGGTGCATTTAAATGAGCAAACCAGTTTTGTCCTGAGATTTGCCATATCTCTTCCTGCCCGTGTTCCTCTgcatctctctgcagagctgctgtgagcaggcTTCCTTCTGCCTTTCCTCATCCTTAGCACCCTTCTCCCCTGGGTCTGTCACTTGTTTGGGATGTGATCTGGAGCCAGCTTCCAGCTCTGTGCCTTGCCCTGCCACAgcctgtccctccctgctgcttccctgtggCTTTGACAGGACAGCACATGTCATTGCACAGGGAACTAGAGAAAGTGATACCTGAGGAAGGGAAGCtgggaagagagggaagaaaagtgAAATCCTCAGGCTACCCTCTCCAGTCCTCAGTGTATTTGCTTAAATCTGGAAGGGGAGATTAGCCAGGGCAAACTCTGCAGAAGTTTGTGACATCCCCTTCTGACTGGCATAAAGAGCTCCCTTCCCATGGATAGAAAGATCTCTGAATATCCTTGTTTTTTGATCACTTTTCTGACGGCTGTGAGTCCTCAGAGGAAGTGCCAAGGTGTACCTGCACCTGCTAAGCTACAAGAAGAGGTGGCAGTGCAGACTTGCTGGGAATTCTCAGACTGTTTCTGTGGTTGCACCCCACTTTCCTCCAGGCACAGGCACATACATCTCTCCTCTTCTTGTCAACTTAGTTTTCTCGCAGCAAACAAACTATCCTTGGGACAGCTGAATTTCCAGGAAGCCTGCCAGGGCATAGCCTTCATCTCCATAAAAAGAAatgaactgggaaaaaaagaaagagattaGATTCCCCCCAGAATGCCCCTCGtgctcctctcctcctcagcGGCGTCGGTGCTCATTCAGCTTTCCAAGGGCTTTGGATGGGTTTGCCGAGTGGGGTTGATCCTCCCTGGCTCCAGAGATGGACGATCTCTCTGTCTGTATTTCCCTCCCACCCTTCTGTGGTAAATAAGAGCCATGTGTTGCAATGTCAAGCAGTTCCTCTTTGTGAACTGGGATGACTCCAGACAGGGGATGGAGCAAGGCCCAAATATGGGTTTTCATCTCAAAACTAAACATCTTGCTTCTGAGCTCACTTATAAGTTGTTGTGCCTCTCCTCTGCTGGTTTTCACTCTTCCCTCGCtgtcccccagctcctccactAGCGATCTCTCGGCGTACGAGCATGGCTACCTGAGGAGGAGCCCCGATCAGTACAGCTCCCGGGGCAGCATGGAGAGCCTGGACCACTCCTCCCCTGCCTACCACCCTTGCCACCTGTCCCCGGCCAAATCCACCAACAGCATCGACCAGCTCTCCCACCTGCACAGCAAGAGAGACTCTGCCTACAGCTCCTTCTCCACCAACTCCAGCATCCCCGAGTaccccgcggccccggcgggcAAGGAGCACTCGTGCTCTGCGGACAGCGCGCAGTGCCGCGGGGGGCTGCCGGAGGGCATGCGGCAGGCCGACATCCGCTACGTCCGGACGGTCTACGACGCCCAGCAGCGCATCTCGAAGGAGTACGAGGTGAAGCCCTCGGTCCTGCTCCCCGGCGGCGACGGCCGCGGCCACGGCAGGCTCCACGCCTTCGGCCGGCACAACGCCGCCTCCTCCTGggcgcagccggggcagggcccCTCGGAAAGCAAGAGCCAGCCGCCCCTGCCTCCCGCTCGCAGCGACAGCTACGCGGCCATCCGGCACCACGAGAGGCCCGGCTCGGGCACCGGCCTTGAGCCCAGCAAGCCCGGCCGGGGCCAGCCCAAAGGGGCCTGGGTGCCGCTCGTCAGCTCCCTGTCGCAGGGGCCACTGCTGAAGCCGCCCTTCGGAGAAGGGCACCTGCACACCGTGGTGGAGAAAAGCCCCGAGAGCAGCCCCACCATGAAGGCCAAGCAGAGCTTTTCCCAGGCggcccagccagggcagcccctgctgcccaccagcGTCTACACCGTTCCCTCCCCGGAGCCGCACTACGCCCAGGTGCCCCGGCCTTCCGCCGGCAGTACCGGCACGCTTTACCCAGCTCTGGCCAAAGAAAGTGGCTACTCCCCAGCCCTCCCGGCCTCCTGCGACAAGGCCGAGGCCGGCGGCACTCTGCCCTTGGATGAGAATGGAAACCAAAGCACTACGAACAGGTCGACCATCTTCTACCAGCCCCCTGCCACTGAGAGAAAGCACGAAGCCAAACTCATCCAGCAGAAACCTCCCAGCGCAGCGGGCCcggagctcagcctggctgtgtcGCGGAAGGAGGAGCTGCTACCCCATTACAAGGCAGAACACAGCCACCGAGAGACCACCGGTACCACACAGACCTCCAAGCCCCTTTTCCAGGGTCCACAACCCCAGCCGAGGGATGCTAGTGAGAGGAAAAACCATTACCAGCCCAAAGAGGACTGGCCACCTGGAtcccaggaggagaaaaatggtAACACACAGGTAAACGAGAGAGACACTGGTGCTGCGCATCCATGGGGTCACAGCAAGGCCAAGCAGTATGGCTTCTCTTCCTTACAGAACATCccagagagctccaggaggCAAAGCAGCTCTGACCTAAGGGAGACACAACCAGGTGAGGGTTATTCCAGCACCAGACTGTCCTtcctgaacagcagcagcagagaggagaaggatcaCAGAGAGCAGGGGCACAGACAGTGGAGTGATGGGGACCCCCAGGCCTTCACGAGGCAGGAGGAGGACGGCACAAGCATGGCTCTGTTCCATGCTGCTGAGCCAAAGTGCAAAGAGCCCCCTTCTCCTCAGCTCCCAAAGCCCTCAGATTTCGGGAGGAGCCGGCTCAGCTCTAGCAGCACCCCGAGCTTTCCCTACAGCAAACCAGAGGCTGGCAAGTCCCGCTGCTCAGTGCTGGAGAAGGTCAACAAGTTTGAGCAGCGGGAGCAGAGCGCTCCCCGGCCCCAGAGCGCCGGCGTTCCCAGCTTCGGCCAGCACTATGGGCCGAGCAGGACGGGCCAGCCTGCTGGCATGAGGtgctctgtgcacagcccagaggaCATGAGAAGCAAGCTGCCCAGTGAGCCAGGCAGGgtctccagcccctccatcaGGAACGGGAAGCTGGAAGAGGCTGACTGGCGCCCTGTCGAGCTGCAGATGGTGGCTTCGGTGAAGCAGGCAAGACCCAGCGAGTACTACGGCCTGTGTCCTGAAAACGAGGTGCAAATAAGGGCACCTCAGCTTCCTCGGAGCAGGAGCACATTGCAGCTGGGAGGCGAGCCTGAGAAGGAGATCCTCTGGAAGGATAGCATCCAGAATGCGCACGGGTCGCAGCTGGACACATCATTTAATAGGGCCTACAGGAACAGCATCAAAGATGCTCAGTCCAGGGTGCTGAGGGCCACCTCCTTCCGGCGGATCAGCCCCCCGTTCGGGAACACGCCCAAGAGGGTGCCCCAGAGGCCTGCCTCGGCCCACGTGGGCATGAGGAGCACTGTGGTGTCCCCGCACACCCCCAAGGAGAGGCACAGCATCACACCCACGGAAGGAGGCTTCTCCAGCCTGGACCACGCCAGGACGCAGCAGGTGCTGCGCATCGGGGGCCGGAAGCGGCTGACGGCAGAGCAGAAGAAGCGCTCCTATTCGGAGCCCGAGAAGATGAACGAGGTGGGCATCTCGGACGGGGAGCCATCCCCTTTCTCCTTCCAGAAGAAAAGCATCCACTTTATCTTCCCAGAGAACACAGTGGCCGACCGGCGCAAGATCTTCGAGAGGGACGGCAAAGCCTCCTCCACAGCCAGCCTGTCCAAGCCGGAGCtcaagcagctccagcagaacgCCCTGGCCGACTACATCGAGCGCAAAATGGGGCGCCGGCCGTCCTCACAGGACATGGGGCTGCTCCGGGAGCGCTCCCACAGCTCCTACCTGCAGCTGGCTGGCCCCGACAGCCAGAGCCTTTCCTCCGCCTCCAGCATGAATTCCCTCCAGGACCAGAACCTGTACCGCCACAGGGAGTCCATGGAGCGGATATCCAGGACGGGACGCATGTCTTCCACCCTTCCTCCTGGGCTGATGGACTGCTTGGACACGAGCGGAGATGAGAAGGTGCCAGGGCGCCAGGACAGCCTGGTCACCGGCCGACCCAAAGCAGAGAGGTGCTGGGAGCACAGACCCAGATCGGATCTCACCAAAGGCACGCAGACAGACCTGCTGGGCATGCAGGGCCAACCCCACTACAGGAAGCAGGAGCAGGTCTTTGAAACCCCCTCCACCACCAGGAAATCTGGGAAATCGGTGTCTGTGGAAGACTTGCTCGATAGGTACGACAATCAGCCGGTCCCCGTGCACGTGCGCTCCAGGTCATCTCCCACGGCAGATAAGAAACACCAGGTATGTGGGAACGGGGTCATGTGCACCCACAAGAGGGGATCTCACAACCAGGGAACAGGGGGGAATGTCAGAGAACAGGCTGATGTCCAGTCATGGCCAGGACTCCATTGATTAGAGACACATTCAGCACATACTGGGGCAGTTTAGTGCACCTTAATTAAAAGATCACTGGTAGGGTTcagctctctccctgctggggatgctgggattCCAGTGCATGTGCTGCTCTGGACATCCTGTCTGAGCTGTCCTGTCTTtacctgccagcagcaccagagatGCACTGAGCACTTTTCTAGTGGAGTGTTCCGCTTAGATGGTGATTTGCCTCAGCCCATTTTCCTGGTGCAACGTAGAGAGGATTAGAGGCTGCTTGGAATTGCCTTGGTTCCCACTGTGCCTGACAGTGCTGAGAAGTGCTGGGCAAAGGCACTGCCAAATAACCATTATGTTTagcctccagccctggagggaaACATCACAGAGAAGACTGAACAGAGACCCTGGCCCTTCCATGTCTCCTGCTTGGTGGTTGGGAACATCACACTGATGTCACAAATGGGGAATTTGACTGACTCTGAAGATGGTAAACAGTAGAACCAGGCTAAATTCTTAAAGAACAACTGCCCGGGCCAGCTCTTCAGCTAGCTGAAATCTGTTCAGACCTATTTAGGAAACTGCAAACTGGTCGAGCCACATGGatttgcagcagtgctgggtttgcTGCCCCATCTCTATTTCCATGCCAGGCTCGATTCATCATGGAGAGAGGCAGCAAACAACCAAAATGTGGACAGGCTCCTAGCCCCAAATAAGCTGAGTGTTTGGAGAGGCTCACATGCTTACAGGGCAGTGGAGACCCAGGAAATCTCTTTCTACTCCTGCACTCACTCCTGGCCCAGAGCAGATTATCCAGGAGCAACAAAATGGTCCTGAGTCAAGTGACAAGAGAGGAGGCTCTGGGCAGCATCTCACAAATGGCCCAAACCAGGGTGGGGGGATGAAGCTGCCCCCCCAAACTCATTGTGTGCTTCATTCTACACATCCTCCCTCAGCAGCCCTCAGCTCCCATGCCACATCTTTAAATAGAGTGAATTAAAAAAGCATCTTGTGAATATCAAGTGACCAGAATGCACTTCCAGAACCACCCCTGTCTCATGCCACCATCAGTATTTTTCCACCCCAGCCAGGCACCAGCCCCATCTGTGCCATTTTGTCACACTTGATgatcagagcagcaggaaaaccagacatccagaaagagaaaaatcaccAAAGTGTACTTTGCAGTGACAGGTTGGATGACAAGCAGCCCCAATTCATTTTGCCTTGCCTAACTCTTATCAGGTGGGAGGTACAGGACAGTTCTTGAGATCTTCATTTTCCCCTCCTGGTTAATTTTTAGTTGTTCATACACTCAGCTGCCAAACCAGAGGTTCTGCCTCTTGGACGCCAAGTTGAGGAAGAGGGTGAAGAACATTGCAGACCTGAACACAGGGTCCTAAATCAGGCAATGAAGAGGGAAGAGCCCTTAGGGCTGTTTCCCAGAGGGATTTAGCTGTAACCACCTGTGGAACAAGGATTAGTCCCATAGGCAGCCAAGCACTTGTGAAAATCCTGGTCTTAAATCCTAACTTGACTTCCAGTGTATATATTCCAGTATATACACCAATCCATAGGGTCTGTTTGAAAGGGAAGTATATGTTGAAGTGCTTTCTTCATTAGGTTTGTTTTTATCCATCTCCAATGCAAACCCACAGCTATAAACATGGGGTAGAAAGCCAAACCAACAGAatgaggttttttttagttatttattAGATTTCTTTTGGccttttcagatatttttgtgGGAAATGTTTATTTCCAGTTTAGCAGCAGACCTCTCTGCCTCACTCACTGTTCGTTTTTCAGGGCCTTGTGTACAGTGCTTAATATTCCTT is a window encoding:
- the SHROOM3 gene encoding protein Shroom3; protein product: MRMLDNINSSISPSECSITHKGRYIYLEALLHGGAPWGFTLKGGLEHGEPLIISKIEEGGKADSLPSKLQAGDEVVNINEVELSSSRREAISLVKGSYKKLKLVVRRDTHAAQGCSELSPSPLSLGCVTTDFQPSKATWAAGVKLRLKTRRSETPGQPHSWRSSKLTENQPDPSMMQISQGTLGTPWHQSYHSGSSTSDLSAYEHGYLRRSPDQYSSRGSMESLDHSSPAYHPCHLSPAKSTNSIDQLSHLHSKRDSAYSSFSTNSSIPEYPAAPAGKEHSCSADSAQCRGGLPEGMRQADIRYVRTVYDAQQRISKEYEVKPSVLLPGGDGRGHGRLHAFGRHNAASSWAQPGQGPSESKSQPPLPPARSDSYAAIRHHERPGSGTGLEPSKPGRGQPKGAWVPLVSSLSQGPLLKPPFGEGHLHTVVEKSPESSPTMKAKQSFSQAAQPGQPLLPTSVYTVPSPEPHYAQVPRPSAGSTGTLYPALAKESGYSPALPASCDKAEAGGTLPLDENGNQSTTNRSTIFYQPPATERKHEAKLIQQKPPSAAGPELSLAVSRKEELLPHYKAEHSHRETTGTTQTSKPLFQGPQPQPRDASERKNHYQPKEDWPPGSQEEKNGNTQVNERDTGAAHPWGHSKAKQYGFSSLQNIPESSRRQSSSDLRETQPGEGYSSTRLSFLNSSSREEKDHREQGHRQWSDGDPQAFTRQEEDGTSMALFHAAEPKCKEPPSPQLPKPSDFGRSRLSSSSTPSFPYSKPEAGKSRCSVLEKVNKFEQREQSAPRPQSAGVPSFGQHYGPSRTGQPAGMRCSVHSPEDMRSKLPSEPGRVSSPSIRNGKLEEADWRPVELQMVASVKQARPSEYYGLCPENEVQIRAPQLPRSRSTLQLGGEPEKEILWKDSIQNAHGSQLDTSFNRAYRNSIKDAQSRVLRATSFRRISPPFGNTPKRVPQRPASAHVGMRSTVVSPHTPKERHSITPTEGGFSSLDHARTQQVLRIGGRKRLTAEQKKRSYSEPEKMNEVGISDGEPSPFSFQKKSIHFIFPENTVADRRKIFERDGKASSTASLSKPELKQLQQNALADYIERKMGRRPSSQDMGLLRERSHSSYLQLAGPDSQSLSSASSMNSLQDQNLYRHRESMERISRTGRMSSTLPPGLMDCLDTSGDEKVPGRQDSLVTGRPKAERCWEHRPRSDLTKGTQTDLLGMQGQPHYRKQEQVFETPSTTRKSGKSVSVEDLLDRYDNQPVPVHVRSRSSPTADKKHQELLRRESSEFGAMVRDPCYVLSAGARSFSKKERSHSEKMAFTSYCPHPLRSTELVAGPTTLVESHKLSELSRPDSRTSAFFPAPIEARSHYPEQKQGFKPLFLNLTPSGPGHSSPNTPGQAPADLQSTGDSQAPRQHHAKRETAPPEGSGSTQAQPLDAAQDRSPKTAMEEMMWRRKAGLLHRSLPPKAAWAHSAKDSGYTRAVVSPPAAGPKPSQRWQSLPTQSSTSSDPESPSPQAVTQLRISESGLQLTPPPPLQDEEDDEVFVAPFSPPPPSRPLPELRSCTSANGTEELPPPAPPAEGNGAARDKSPWLPEEAGVSSFKSFPKALAERETTGLGTSTIENNWSTPLKRTGSPTAVDQQHQSPASPEGPQSTDRQPITQPEGNSREPALENASLDSEITSTAPPMKAKNKTPEDIKSEALAKEIVHKDKSLADILDPDSKMKTTMDLMEGIFPGGSSVLKENSMKRKMWQTQASRTAVAGDTREEREAPVTLVTCPAYYSVSAPKAELLNKIKDLPEEVGEEEELLDINEKKAELIGSLTHKLEILKEAKEGLLEDIKMNNALGEEVELLISTLCKPNEFDKYKMFIGDLDKVVNLLLSLSGRLARVENVLSSLGDNANSEERSSLNEKRKLLAGQHEDARELKENLDRRERLVLDILGNYLSEEQLQDYQHFVKMKSALLIEQRELDDKIKLGQEQLKCLMESLPMDFTPRDAAAAAALAAALATSSRAGGKTPPAASSSL